The genomic region CGCGGCGCCCCGCGGGCGACCCCGGTCCTGCTCTGCCACGGCCTGGCCGCCAACCGGGGCGCCATGGACTTCGGCCTCGTCCGGTGGTCGCTCTCCGCCTTCCTCTCGGCGGCCGGGTTCGACTGCTTCGCGCTCGACCTCCGCGGGCACGGCGCCTCCCGCCCGACCCGGAGAGGGCTCCCGCGCGACTGGACCTTCGACACCTACGTCCGGGAGGACGTGCCGGCGGCCCTCGACGCGGTGCGCCGGGAGACCGGCGCCGCCCGCGTCCTCTGGGTGGGGCACAGCCAGGGCGCGCTGCTCGGGCTCGCCGCCTGCGCGCTCTACCCCGAGGCGGTCGCCGGTGTCGTCGCGCTGGCCGCCCCGACCCACTTCCGGTCCCAGCGCCCGCTCCTCCCGCCGGAGCGGCTCGCCATCCGGCTGCTCGCGCGCGTGAACCGCTTCCTGGCGCGCTGCCTCGCGCCGTTCTCCGGCTTCTGGCACCCGCCCATCTCGGAGGTGGCCATCAACGGCCGCAACGTGTCGCGGCCCGTCTTCCGGCGGGTGCTCGCGAACGTGGTCGAGGACATGCCGCCGGGCGTGCTCCGGCAGTTCGGCGACTGGGTGGCCCACGACCGCTTCGCGGCGGCGGACGGCGCCGCCGACTACCGCGCGCTCCTCGCCCGCTGCCGGCAGCCGGCGCTCTTCGTCGCCGCGCAC from Anaeromyxobacter paludicola harbors:
- a CDS encoding alpha/beta fold hydrolase, translating into MREVSFALAAAAALALATWLHYLFWSWRFRLPGREDALVFADTRDGWRLALARRRPRGAPRATPVLLCHGLAANRGAMDFGLVRWSLSAFLSAAGFDCFALDLRGHGASRPTRRGLPRDWTFDTYVREDVPAALDAVRRETGAARVLWVGHSQGALLGLAACALYPEAVAGVVALAAPTHFRSQRPLLPPERLAIRLLARVNRFLARCLAPFSGFWHPPISEVAINGRNVSRPVFRRVLANVVEDMPPGVLRQFGDWVAHDRFAAADGAADYRALLARCRQPALFVAAHRDKLAPPEVVRAARDLWGGEKAYLEIGLAGGHACDYGHSDLLFGVRAPEEVFGPVRDWLAAHDAPAKALERGA